In Actinoplanes derwentensis, the following proteins share a genomic window:
- a CDS encoding TetR/AcrR family transcriptional regulator, with protein sequence MPAAQRREQLITVGRQLFAERGFDATSVEEVAARAKVSKPVVYEHFGGKEGLYAVVIDREVRALLDRITTALTAGHPRELLEQAALALLDYIDEEPHGFQVLTRNSPLLSASGSFSSVMNDVAHQVEHILGAEFKSRGLDPKFAELYSQALVGMVALVGQWWREARKPPKKEMVAAQLVNLAWNGLSHLEPKPGLQTRRVR encoded by the coding sequence ATGCCGGCTGCTCAGCGCCGCGAGCAGCTGATCACAGTCGGCCGCCAGCTCTTCGCCGAACGGGGGTTCGACGCCACCAGTGTCGAGGAGGTCGCGGCCCGGGCGAAAGTGTCCAAACCGGTGGTCTACGAGCACTTCGGCGGCAAGGAAGGCCTCTACGCAGTGGTCATCGACCGTGAGGTGCGGGCCCTGCTGGACCGGATAACCACCGCGCTGACCGCGGGCCACCCGCGGGAGTTGCTGGAACAGGCGGCGCTGGCGCTGCTGGACTACATCGACGAGGAGCCGCACGGCTTCCAGGTGCTGACCCGCAACTCGCCGCTGCTGTCCGCGTCGGGCAGCTTCTCCAGTGTCATGAACGACGTGGCGCACCAGGTGGAACACATCCTCGGCGCCGAGTTCAAGAGCCGAGGGCTGGACCCGAAGTTCGCCGAGCTCTACTCACAGGCGCTGGTCGGGATGGTGGCACTGGTCGGGCAATGGTGGCGGGAGGCGCGCAAACCACCGAAGAAGGAGATGGTCGCCGCCCAGCTCGTCAACCTGGCCTGGAACGGACTGTCCCACCTGGAACCGAAGCCGGGGCTGCAGACCCGCCGGGTCCGCTGA